A single genomic interval of Brachyhypopomus gauderio isolate BG-103 unplaced genomic scaffold, BGAUD_0.2 sc91, whole genome shotgun sequence harbors:
- the LOC143494170 gene encoding uncharacterized protein LOC143494170 isoform X1 — MEKEKSYNCLKCGKSFTKHSNLQKHQRIHTREKPYHCSECGKSFTTQRNLNEHQRIHTGEKPYHCSECGKSFTQQSNLQLHQRIHIGEKPYHCSECGKSFTTQGSLQLHQRIHTGEKPYDCSVCGKSFIKHSHLNEHQRIHTGEKPYHCSECGKSFTRQNSLQRHQRIHTGVKPYDCSVCGKSFTQQSNLQLHQRIHTGEKPYHCSECGKSFTTQENLNVHQHIHTGEKPYHCSECGKSFTRQSSLQRHQRIHTGEKPYDCSECGKSFTTQRSLQLHQRIHTGEKPYHCSECGKSFTRQKSLPRHQRIHTGVKPYHCSECGKSFTTQRSVQLHQRIHTGEKPYHCPECGKSFTTQRNLNEHQRIHTGEKPYHCSECGKSFTTQGSLQLHQRIHTGEKPYHCSECGKSFTTQGSLQLHHRIHTGEKPYHCLECGKSFTTQSNLNVHQRIHTGEKSYYCSQCGKSFTTQGSLQLHQRIHTGEKPYHCSVCGKSFTTQGSLQLHQRIHTGEKPYHCSECGKSFTTQGSLQLHQRIHTGEKPHHCSECGKSFTRQSSLQLHQRIHTGEKPYNCSECGKSFTTQGSLQLHQRIHTGEKPHHCSECGKSFTRQSSLQLHQRIHTGEKPYHCSECGKSFIKHSHLNEHQRIHTGEKPYHCSECGKSFTRQSSLQRHQRIHTGDQTKYTQESFRANKINDGNNMYYLKLAC, encoded by the coding sequence atggaaaaggagaaaagctacaactgcttaaagtgtggaaagagttttacAAAACACAGTAATCTccagaaacaccagcgcattcacacaagagagaagccatatcactgctcagagtgtgggaagagttttactacacaaagaaatctcaacgaacaccagcgaattcacacaggagagaagccatatcactgctcagagtgtgggaagagttttactcaacagagtaatcttcaactgcaccagcgcattcacataggagagaagccatatcactgctcagagtgtgggaagagttttactacacagggaagtcttcaactgcaccagcgcattcacacaggagagaagccatatgactgctcagtgtgtgggaagagttttattaaacacagtcatctcaatgaacaccagcgcattcacacaggagagaagccatatcactgctcagagtgtgggaagagttttactagacagaatagtcttcaacggcaccagcggattcacacaggagtgaagccatatgactgctcagtgtgtgggaagagttttactcaacagagtaatcttcaactgcaccagcgcattcacacaggagagaagccatatcactgctcagagtgtgggaagagttttactacacaggaaaatctcaacgtacaccagcacattcacacaggagagaagccataccactgctcagagtgtgggaagagttttactagacagagtagtcttcaacggcaccagcgcattcacacaggagagaagccatatgactgctcagagtgtgggaagagttttactacacagagaagtcttcaactacaccagcgcattcacacaggagagaagccatatcactgctcagagtgtgggaagagttttactagacagaaAAGTCTTCCacggcaccagcgcattcacacaggagtgaagccatatcactgctcagagtgtgggaagagttttactacacagagaagtgttcaactgcaccagcgcattcacacaggagagaagccatatcactgcccagagtgtgggaagagttttactacacaaagaaatctcaacgaacaccagcgaattcacacaggagagaagccatatcactgctcagagtgtgggaagagttttactacacagggaagtcttcaactacaccagcgcattcacacaggagagaagccatatcactgctcagagtgtgggaagagttttactacacagggaagtcttcaactgcaccatcgcattcacacaggagagaagccatatcactgcttagagtgtgggaagagttttactacacagagtaatctcaacgtacaccaacgcattcacacaggagagaagtcaTATTACTGCTcacagtgtgggaagagttttactacacagggaagtcttcaactacaccagcgcattcacacaggagagaagccatatcactgttcagtgtgtgggaagagttttactacacagggaagtcttcaactacaccagcgcattcacacaggagagaagccatatcactgctcagagtgtgggaagagttttactacacagggaagtcttcaactgcaccagcgcattcacacaggagagaagccacatcactgctcagagtgtgggaagagttttactagacagagtagtcttcaactgcaccagcgcattcacacaggagagaagccatataactgctcagagtgtgggaagagttttactacacagggaagtcttcaactacaccagcgcattcacacaggagagaagccacatcactgctcagagtgtgggaagagttttactagacagagtagtcttcaactgcaccagcgcattcacacgggagagaagccatatcactgctcagagtgtgggaagagttttattaaacacagtcatctcaatgaacaccagcgcattcacacaggagagaagccatatcactgctcagagtgtgggaagagttttactaggcAGAGTAGTCTTCaacggcaccagcgcattcacacaggagatcaAACAAAATACACACAGGAGAGTTTCAgagcaaataaaataaatgacgGGAATAACATGTATTATTTGAAGCTTGCATGTTAA
- the LOC143494170 gene encoding uncharacterized protein LOC143494170 isoform X2, whose translation MEKEKSYNCLKCGKSFTKHSNLQKHQRIHTREKPYHCSECGKSFTTQRNLNEHQRIHTGEKPYHCSECGKSFTQQSNLQLHQRIHIGEKPYHCSECGKSFTTQGSLQLHQRIHTGEKPYDCSVCGKSFIKHSHLNEHQRIHTGEKPYHCSECGKSFTRQNSLQRHQRIHTGVKPYDCSVCGKSFTQQSNLQLHQRIHTGEKPYHCSECGKSFTTQENLNVHQHIHTGEKPYHCSECGKSFTRQSSLQRHQRIHTGEKPYDCSECGKSFTTQRSLQLHQRIHTGEKPYHCSECGKSFTRQKSLPRHQRIHTGVKPYHCSECGKSFTTQRSVQLHQRIHTGEKPYHCPECGKSFTTQRNLNEHQRIHTGEKPYHCSECGKSFTTQGSLQLHQRIHTGEKPYHCSECGKSFTTQGSLQLHHRIHTGEKPYHCSECGKSFTRQSSLQLHQRIHTGEKPYNCSECGKSFTTQGSLQLHQRIHTGEKPHHCSECGKSFTRQSSLQLHQRIHTGEKPYHCSECGKSFIKHSHLNEHQRIHTGEKPYHCSECGKSFTRQSSLQRHQRIHTGDQTKYTQESFRANKINDGNNMYYLKLAC comes from the exons atggaaaaggagaaaagctacaactgcttaaagtgtggaaagagttttacAAAACACAGTAATCTccagaaacaccagcgcattcacacaagagagaagccatatcactgctcagagtgtgggaagagttttactacacaaagaaatctcaacgaacaccagcgaattcacacaggagagaagccatatcactgctcagagtgtgggaagagttttactcaacagagtaatcttcaactgcaccagcgcattcacataggagagaagccatatcactgctcagagtgtgggaagagttttactacacagggaagtcttcaactgcaccagcgcattcacacaggagagaagccatatgactgctcagtgtgtgggaagagttttattaaacacagtcatctcaatgaacaccagcgcattcacacaggagagaagccatatcactgctcagagtgtgggaagagttttactagacagaatagtcttcaacggcaccagcggattcacacaggagtgaagccatatgactgctcagtgtgtgggaagagttttactcaacagagtaatcttcaactgcaccagcgcattcacacaggagagaagccatatcactgctcagagtgtgggaagagttttactacacaggaaaatctcaacgtacaccagcacattcacacaggagagaagccataccactgctcagagtgtgggaagagttttactagacagagtagtcttcaacggcaccagcgcattcacacaggagagaagccatatgactgctcagagtgtgggaagagttttactacacagagaagtcttcaactacaccagcgcattcacacaggagagaagccatatcactgctcagagtgtgggaagagttttactagacagaaAAGTCTTCCacggcaccagcgcattcacacaggagtgaagccatatcactgctcagagtgtgggaagagttttactacacagagaagtgttcaactgcaccagcgcattcacacaggagagaagccatatcactgcccagagtgtgggaagagttttactacacaaagaaatctcaacgaacaccagcgaattcacacaggagagaagccatatcactgctcagagtgtgggaagagttttactacacagggaagtcttcaactacaccagcgcattcacacaggagagaagccatatcactgctcagagtgtgggaagagttttactacacagggaagtcttcaactgcaccatcgcattcacacaggagagaagccat atcactgctcagagtgtgggaagagttttactagacagagtagtcttcaactgcaccagcgcattcacacaggagagaagccatataactgctcagagtgtgggaagagttttactacacagggaagtcttcaactacaccagcgcattcacacaggagagaagccacatcactgctcagagtgtgggaagagttttactagacagagtagtcttcaactgcaccagcgcattcacacgggagagaagccatatcactgctcagagtgtgggaagagttttattaaacacagtcatctcaatgaacaccagcgcattcacacaggagagaagccatatcactgctcagagtgtgggaagagttttactaggcAGAGTAGTCTTCaacggcaccagcgcattcacacaggagatcaAACAAAATACACACAGGAGAGTTTCAgagcaaataaaataaatgacgGGAATAACATGTATTATTTGAAGCTTGCATGTTAA